One Bradyrhizobium manausense DNA segment encodes these proteins:
- the poxB gene encoding ubiquinone-dependent pyruvate dehydrogenase has protein sequence MAINNIADLFVATLEQAGVKRIYGIVGDSLNGLTEALRRRGTIEWIHVRHEEVAAFAAAGEAEMTGSLAVCAGSCGPGNLHLINGLFDAHRSRVPVLAIAAQIPSAEIGGGYFQETHPQNLFRECSHYCELISDPSQLPFVLENAIRAAVGLRGVAVVAMPGDVAFRSPPKRALSTNRGLALAAPKVVPQAEELKALADLLNSSERVTLFCGRGCAGAHAPLMQLAESLKSPIVHALGGKEHVEYNNPYDVGMTGFIGFSSGYAAMHACDVLVMLGTDFPYKQFFPVDAKVAQIDIRPENLGRRCKIDLGLVGDVKLTIEALLPLLKTKTQRKHLDDALAHYRKAREGLDSLAKGTPGAKPIHPQYLAKVISDHASDDAVFTADVGTPTVWAARYLDMNGRRRLIGSFVHGSMANAMPQAIGAQAAQPGRQVVSLSGDGGFTMLMGDLITLTQMKLPVKVVIFNNGVLGFVALEMKAAGFVDTNVDLENPDFAAMARAMGIFAKRVEDPGELPGAMKEMLAHNGPALLDVVTAKQELSMPPTITAEQVKGFSLWVLRAVMSGRGDEVIDLAKTNLLSR, from the coding sequence ATGGCGATCAACAACATAGCCGATCTGTTCGTGGCAACGCTCGAACAGGCCGGCGTCAAGCGCATCTACGGCATCGTCGGTGACAGTCTGAACGGTCTCACCGAGGCGCTGCGCCGTCGCGGCACCATCGAATGGATTCATGTCCGCCACGAGGAGGTCGCGGCATTCGCGGCCGCCGGCGAAGCCGAGATGACGGGCAGCCTTGCGGTTTGCGCCGGCTCCTGCGGGCCCGGCAATCTGCATCTGATCAACGGCCTGTTCGACGCGCATCGCAGCCGTGTGCCGGTGCTCGCGATCGCTGCCCAAATCCCGTCGGCGGAAATCGGCGGCGGCTATTTCCAGGAAACTCATCCGCAAAACCTGTTTCGCGAATGCAGCCATTATTGCGAGCTGATCTCGGATCCGAGCCAGTTGCCCTTCGTGCTGGAGAACGCGATCCGCGCGGCGGTCGGCCTGCGCGGCGTTGCCGTCGTCGCCATGCCCGGCGATGTCGCGTTCCGCAGCCCTCCGAAGCGCGCGCTGTCGACCAATCGCGGGCTTGCACTCGCTGCGCCAAAAGTCGTGCCGCAGGCCGAAGAACTCAAGGCACTCGCCGACCTCTTGAACAGCTCGGAGCGCGTCACGCTGTTCTGTGGCCGCGGCTGCGCCGGCGCACACGCGCCGCTGATGCAGCTCGCAGAAAGCCTTAAGAGCCCGATCGTGCACGCGCTCGGCGGCAAGGAGCATGTCGAATACAACAATCCCTACGATGTCGGCATGACCGGCTTCATCGGATTCTCCTCGGGCTACGCCGCCATGCATGCCTGCGACGTGCTGGTGATGCTCGGCACGGACTTTCCCTACAAGCAGTTCTTCCCTGTGGATGCGAAGGTCGCGCAGATCGACATCCGCCCCGAGAATCTCGGTCGCCGCTGCAAGATCGATCTCGGCCTGGTCGGCGACGTCAAGCTGACCATCGAGGCGCTGCTGCCGCTGCTCAAGACCAAGACGCAGCGCAAGCATCTCGACGACGCCCTCGCGCACTACCGGAAGGCGCGTGAAGGCCTGGACTCGCTGGCGAAGGGCACGCCGGGAGCCAAGCCCATTCATCCGCAGTACCTCGCAAAAGTCATCAGCGATCACGCCTCCGACGATGCCGTCTTCACCGCCGACGTCGGCACGCCCACGGTGTGGGCCGCGCGCTATCTCGACATGAACGGACGCCGTCGGCTGATCGGCTCCTTCGTGCATGGCTCGATGGCCAACGCCATGCCGCAGGCGATCGGCGCCCAGGCAGCGCAGCCCGGCCGCCAGGTGGTCTCGTTGTCGGGCGACGGCGGCTTCACCATGCTGATGGGCGACCTGATCACGCTGACGCAGATGAAGCTGCCGGTGAAGGTGGTCATCTTCAACAACGGCGTGCTCGGCTTCGTCGCACTGGAGATGAAGGCGGCCGGCTTCGTCGACACCAATGTCGATCTGGAGAATCCCGATTTCGCAGCGATGGCGCGTGCGATGGGCATCTTTGCCAAGCGCGTCGAGGATCCCGGCGAACTCCCTGGTGCCATGAAGGAGATGCTGGCCCATAACGGCCCGGCTTTGCTCGACGTCGTCACCGCCAAGCAGGAGCTGTCGATGCCGCCGACCATCACCGCCGAACAGGTCAAGGGCTTCAGTCTTTGGGTGTTGCGTGCAGTGATGAGCGGCCGTGGCGATGAAGTCATCGACCTCGCGAAGACGAACCTGCTGTCGCGCTAG